Within Mongoliitalea daihaiensis, the genomic segment AATTATGCTTTTAAATACCTTTAGAAGGGTAATTTTCCAGCTGAACTGTTCCAATGTCAGCATCTTTGTAGGACGGGTCAATTCAGATAATTTCTAATATTTCCAAAATACGGTTTAAATCCGATGTGGAAGTAAAGGGAATTTTAATCTCTCCTTTATTCTTTTCGTTAGCTTTGAGTTGCACTTTACTCCCAAAATGAGAAGCCAAACGCTGTTGGATTTTATTAATTTCGTATTTTCTAACTGGATCTAATGCTGGCTTTTCTACATTGGTATCTGACTTTGTTTCATTCAGAGATTTGACCAATGCCTCTACTGCACGTACACTTAATTCTTCTGCTAATGTTTTCTTGTAAATGGCTAATTGCTTTTCTACATCTTCCACATTGATCAGGGCACGTGCATGCCCCATGGAAATTTGGGAATCGCGTAGCCCTGCCTGAATATCTGGAGGTAATTTCAGTAGGCGCAGGTAATTATTGACCGTAGTTCGGTTTTTGCCGACGCGATCACCTAATTCCTCCTGCTTTAATTCACATTCTGTTAACAAACGCTGGTAGGAATGGGCAATTTCCAGTGCGTTGAGGTTTTCTCGTTGGATGTTTTCAATGAGTGCCATTTCCAGCATTTGCTGATCATTGGCAGTTCGAACATAGGCAGGTACTTTTTGAAGACCGGCAATTTTGGAAGCTTGAAATCTACGCTCACCTGAAATCAATTGGAACTCTCCATCTCCAAGTTTACGTACCGTGATTGGCTGAATGATTCCCTGTACCTTAATTGACTCTGCTAATTCTTGCAGGGCTTCTTTATCAAAATGAGTTCTCGGCTGATAAGGATTGACGGATATTTCATCTAAGGAGACTTCGTAGATTCCCGAGGCAGGAGTCGCAGGCATCAATTCCTGACTTTTTGCTTTCTGAGGAGAATCTTCTAACAAAGCCCCAAGTCCCCGGCCAAGTGCATTTTTCTTTGGTAATGGTTTTCTGTCAGCCATAAGTTAGTTCAATTTACTTTTTCCATTCCGTTTTTTGTAGCAATCTCTTGTGCTAGGTTAAGGTAAGCAACAGCTCCCTTTCCTTCCGCATCAAAAGCGATCACTGGCAAACCGAAACTAGGAGACTCACTGAGTCGCACATTTCTAGGAATGATGGTTTCAAATACTAAATTTTTAAAATGAAGTCTTACCTCATCGACTACCTGATTGGAAAGGCGGAGCCTTACATCGTACATAGTCAAGAGAATACCCTCAATTTCCAAGTCAGGATTGAGTCTGGTTTGGATGATCTTGATGGTATTTAATAATTTACCCAAACCTTCCAATGCAAAGTACTCACACTGCACTGGAATAATAACAGAGTTAGCAGCAGTCAGGGCATTGATGGTAATCAAACCTAAAGAAGGGCTACAGTCTATGATGATAAAATCGTATAGATCCCTGACGGTCGCTATGACAGATTTCATTTTTTCTTCTCTGTTTTCAAGATTGATCATTTCGATTTCAGCACCCACCAAATCAATATGGGAAGGAACCAAGTCCAAATGTTCAATTTCAGTCTGAAGAATGATGGTATGTATGTCTACACCATCCACCATGCACTCATAAATACTGTTTTCAATGCTTTTTGGATCGTGCCCCAAGCCTGATGTAGTATTGGCCTGAGGATCTGCATCTATGACCAATGTTTTAAATTCCAAAACAGCCAAACTCGCTGCCAAATTCATAGCCGTAGTGGTTTTTCCTACGCCACCTTTTTGGTTTGCAATTGCAATTACTTTTCCCATGAGGCCTATTTAAAGCTTGATAGTTTCTCCAATATTAAGCAAAATCAACTCTTTACCTGCTTTTGCTGCTAATTTTTTTGCTTTTTCTAGGTCAATTTCGATGTAAGGAAAGGTGTCGAAATGCATTCCCACGATCTTTTTGACGCCTACGAAATCAGCTGCGATGATGGCATCCTCTATCCCCATAGTGAAATTGTCCCCGATTGGGAGTATGGCAAAGTCTAAGTTGAATGACTCTCCAATTAATTTCATATCATAGGTCAACGCAGTGTCTCCAGCATAGTAGAAGGCACCTGTTTCATGTTTGATTACGAAACCACCAGGATTTCCTCCAGAAGCCCCATCAGGCAAAGTACTGCTATGCACAGCATGGACATATTTCACTGTACCAAAGTCAAAGGTTTTGCTGCCTCCATGATTCATGGGATGGTATTTCTCAACTCCTTTTTGTGCAAACCAAATAGCTATCTCATAATTGGATACGAGGGTAGCATTGCTTGCTTTGGTGATTTTTTCAGCATCTGCCACATGGTCTTCATGTCCATGGCTTAGCAATACGTAATCGGCGCGGAGTGTATCCACATTGATGTGTGAGGCTTTGGCATTGGGGCTGATAAATGGGTCGAAGAGAATTTTTTTATCCTGAATTCCTACCAGAAAGGAAGAATGTCCTAAAAAGGTTAATTCAATCATGGCTTGAGGTGTTAACAGTTTTCGTAATACAAATATATCAATATTATCGTTGGTTCAATTGAATTGTTTTCCACAGAGAAATGTGGATAGCGTGTAAAAGGTTTAAAATAAAATGTTTACCTCGTTTTAGCTGTATTCAAGTGCCCAAATTTGTCATTCTATAACTTGAAAGGACGAAAAAAAAGCGGTAGAGTTCATCTACCGCTTTTGATCTTATTTTTTCTTTTTCGCTTCTGCCGCTTTCATTGCGTCTTCCAATCGCTGCTGGAACTTGGACTTTTTCTTATTGACATTGTTTTTGCTGTAATCGTCAATCTTTTGTCTGATTTTCTTATCATCTACAAAAGCTTTAATTAATGCCTGCTGACCAAAGGTCACCATATTGGAGACAAAATAGTAGAAGCTCAAAGCGGCAGGGAAGGAGTTCAATACAAACATAAACACTACAGGCATAATGTAACCAATATTTTTCATGGGGCCTGTTTGCGCTGTCAATTGATTGTTAAAATGCGTATAAGCAATCTGAGAGACGGTCATCAAAATCGTGAACAAACTCACATGTGAACCATAAAACGGAATGGTAAAAGGCAAGTAGGCGATCGCATCGTATGTAGAAAGGTCATTTGCCCACAGGAATGCTTCTTGCCTCAATTCAATGGAATTAGGGAAAAAGAAAAACATGGCAAATA encodes:
- a CDS encoding ParB/RepB/Spo0J family partition protein, whose protein sequence is MADRKPLPKKNALGRGLGALLEDSPQKAKSQELMPATPASGIYEVSLDEISVNPYQPRTHFDKEALQELAESIKVQGIIQPITVRKLGDGEFQLISGERRFQASKIAGLQKVPAYVRTANDQQMLEMALIENIQRENLNALEIAHSYQRLLTECELKQEELGDRVGKNRTTVNNYLRLLKLPPDIQAGLRDSQISMGHARALINVEDVEKQLAIYKKTLAEELSVRAVEALVKSLNETKSDTNVEKPALDPVRKYEINKIQQRLASHFGSKVQLKANEKNKGEIKIPFTSTSDLNRILEILEII
- a CDS encoding ParA family protein codes for the protein MGKVIAIANQKGGVGKTTTAMNLAASLAVLEFKTLVIDADPQANTTSGLGHDPKSIENSIYECMVDGVDIHTIILQTEIEHLDLVPSHIDLVGAEIEMINLENREEKMKSVIATVRDLYDFIIIDCSPSLGLITINALTAANSVIIPVQCEYFALEGLGKLLNTIKIIQTRLNPDLEIEGILLTMYDVRLRLSNQVVDEVRLHFKNLVFETIIPRNVRLSESPSFGLPVIAFDAEGKGAVAYLNLAQEIATKNGMEKVN
- a CDS encoding metal-dependent hydrolase: MIELTFLGHSSFLVGIQDKKILFDPFISPNAKASHINVDTLRADYVLLSHGHEDHVADAEKITKASNATLVSNYEIAIWFAQKGVEKYHPMNHGGSKTFDFGTVKYVHAVHSSTLPDGASGGNPGGFVIKHETGAFYYAGDTALTYDMKLIGESFNLDFAILPIGDNFTMGIEDAIIAADFVGVKKIVGMHFDTFPYIEIDLEKAKKLAAKAGKELILLNIGETIKL